The segment CGCCAGCGCCCTGACCCTGCGCCTGCCCACGATGATGAGCCAGGCCCTGAACAGTCAGCGCGGCCTGTGCCTGGTGCGCATGGAGCTGGACCCGCTGCAGCCCGCCCGGCTGGCCGGCATTCCCGGCCTGGACGATGGCGTGCTGCGCGAGGTGGGCGCCCTGCTGCGCTCACACAGCCGCGCCAAGGACCTGGCCCTGCGCTACAACGGCCAGACCCTGGTGCTGGTGCTCAGCGATGTGGAGCTGGCCACGGCCCGCATGGTCTGCGAGCGCATACGCCGCGCGGTGCAGGGCCATGACTGGGCCCCGCTGCACGAGGAGCTGCGGGTGAGTCTGAGCCTGGGCCTCACGGCACTGCGCAGCGGCGACTCGGCGAAAGAGCTGATGGCCCGCGCCGAGGCGGGCCTGGTCAGCGCCCGGCGCGACGGCCGCAACTGCGTGCGCACCGGCGTGCCGGGACTCTGAGTCCGTGCGCAGCCTTCTTCAGCCCTGGCGACGGCGACGCGCCACAAAGCCTACGGCCGCCAGACCGGCCAGCATCAGGGCATAGGTACCCGGCTCGGGCACGGCCACGGTGATGCGGAAGGTGTCACCCACCTGCCGGCCCGACAGGTCCAGGGTCCAGTCGCCCGCGCCGGCGCTGGCCAGGGGGTTGCCGATGTAGAACTCGGTCGTCACGCCCGGCTGGCTGAACTGGGCCCAGAGGCGGTCCGCCGCATAGCCGCTGCGCGTCACGCTCTGGAAGCCGTCGGTGCCGATGCTGCCGGCGGGCAGGGCGAAGCGCGCACCCTCCAGCTGCACACTCATGGTCTCGAAACCCAGGCCGCTGAGATTGCGCACCAGGGCGTTGAAGCTCAGGGCGCCCGGGGCCAGGTCTTGCGCCTGAACGGCAAAGCTCAGGCTCACCTGGCTGCGCTGGCTGAAGTCCAGGTCAAAGCCCAGCAGGCCGGCGCTGGAGAAGTCGGTGGCTGTGACACCGGCGCCGGCAGCGCCAAGATACTGGGCGGCCTGGGCTTGAGCGCCCAGGCCCAGCAGGGCGGCGCAGATCAGGGTCTTGGAGATCGTCATGATGAAGGTGCTTTCGGTTCGTGGAGGCCGGGTCGCGCTCAGAGCGGGCCCTTGGCCCAGGGGCCGGTGATCGCGAAGCTGACGCCGGGGGTCTGCATGTTCACGAAGAGGTAGCGGCCGCTGGGGTCGAAGCAGGCGCCGCAGAACTCGGTGCCGCGACGGTCGCCGGCCAGGCTGCTGCGCTTGCCCACGGCGCTGAGCTGGGCGGCCGAGACGTTGTAGTTGTTCTTGGCAAAGATGTAGGCATCGCCCTCGCTGGCCAGGCCCATCAGGCGCTCGCCAAAGCCGAAGCTGTCGGTCACGCCGCCGCCGTCTTCGCAGATCAGCAGGCCGCCGCGCGGGCTCACCGTCAGGTTGTCGCCCATATTGCCCACGGTGGTGGAGGCGGTGGAGTAGATGCAGGTCAGGGTCTGGCTGGCCAACTCCAGCTCCCAGATGGCGCCGCGGTTGATGCTGCCGCCCGAGGTGTCCATCACATACAGCTTGCCGTCGAAATACCAGATGCCTTCGCCGCGGTTCATGCGCAGCGCGCCCTGGGCCCAGCCCTGCACGAAGGGGCCGGCGGCCGAGCTGATGGTGGCGCCTTCGGGGCCGGTGGCATTGCCGCGGTTCTGGTCGGGGTTGGCAATGTCCACCCACTCCAGCTCATAGGCCTGGTCCAGCTGGGCCGGGGCGATATTGACATTGTTGCGGCCCTTGACCTTGGCCATCTGCAGGCGGCCGCCCTGGGCCAGGCTGCCCAGATGGCCGGGATGCACATCAGGGATGTAGCGGTAGAAGCCGGACTTGCCCGAGCTGTCCTCGGTCAGGTAGGCGATGCCGCTGGCCGGGTCGATGGCCACGGCCTCGTGGGCGAAGCGACCCATGCCCACGATGGGCTGGCCGGTGGTCTGGGCGGGGTCGGCGGCGCACTCGAACACATAGCCATGCTTGCGGCCGGCATTGCTCAGGCTGTCCGAACCCACTTCCTCGCAGCTCAGCCAGCTGCCCCAGGGCGTGATGCCGCCGGCGCAGTTGGTGCGGGTGCCGCCCAGATTGGCATCGATGCGCACCCAGTTGCCGTCACGGAAGACCAGATTGGTGGTGCCGCCGTTGGAGAAGTTGCCGCTGCTGGTGCCGGTGTCGTAGACGGCGGCGGCGCCGAAGTGGCTGGCATCGCTGCCGGTGCCCACCTCGTGGTTGCGCACCAGCACGATCTCGGTGCTGCGGCCCACGCGGCGGCTGGCGACCACGCCCATGCCGTCATGCGCGGCCGGGCAGGGCTTGCCATTGCTCATCAGGTCGCCGGTCCAGCCAAAGCTCTTGTAGCTGAAGCCGGGCGGCAGCTGCAGCAGGGGCAGGCCGGTCGTCAGGTCATTGACCGGGGCGATCGGGCCGTAGGGGCTGTCGATCAGGGCGGTGTTGCCGGCCGCCAGGGCTTCGCGGGCGTGCAGAGCCCCCAGCGAGGCCACGAAAGGCAGGGCGGCGGCGGCCGAGGCGCTGCGCAGCAGGCCGCGGCGCGAGGGGGAGAAATGCGGGTCGAGGGGGTGTTGTTGCTGGCTCATGGTCACTCCAGGGAGGGCGGGCAGGCGCCTTGAGGCGCACTGCAGCCGCATTGTGTGGAGTGCCCATGTCCTGTCTGTGTGGGACGGCCCCTGCCGACCGGACTAGGGCCGGGACCGGATCGCTCAGAAGGGGTTGAAGCTCTTCTCGCGTCGGTAGTGCAGATAGCCCACGCTCACGCCGGCGCGCAGGCCCACGCCCAGGCGTATGGGCGCCAGCGTGATGTTCTTCAGACGCTGGTAGTTGATGCCGGCACCGCCCACATAGTAGGCGCTGCCATCCACGCCGGGAAAGCGCTGATAGATGGCGCCCGCATTGGGCAGGTGATAGACCAGGGTGAAGACCTTGGAGGCATTGGCCCCGGCATCAAGACCGATGGAGGGGCCGGCCCAGAAGACCTTGCCGCCGCTGCCTTGCTTCATCACCAGCTGGCCCTCGCCGTAGCGCAGGCCCACGGTCAGGGCCGCGCCGGCCTCCTCGCCCTTGATGTAGGCATTGGGCCGCCCCTGCTCCTTGAAGGCCTTCTCGATGACCTTGGCCAGGCCCTCGGTGGTATTGCCAAAGAAGTCGGTGGCGGCCTTGAGGATGGAATCCTCGTCATAGGTGCTCTTGTCCTCCTCGGCGCGCAGCGCCAGCGGAGACAGGCTCAGACCGGCGGCACCCAGTTGCAGCAGCAGCTGGCGGCGGTCGGGGTGGGCGTACTCATTCATCACGGGCTCCTTGCTCGCGCCAGGCCAGGGATGCAGGGCGCGGCCTGGACCTTACCCCAGTTCGCGCCGGACAACCCACCAAAGGGTGGCTGCGTGCCGCAGCGGGGCGGCAGCCCCTACACTTGCAAAGCCGGTCGGCGCCCCCGCCAGGCCGGCGCCAGCCCGGAGCCCCAGACCGACCATGCAAGCCCATCCGCGCCCCTCGCGCCGCCGCTCATGCTGAACAACACCCAAGGCGATCTGCCGCGGCTGGCCCTGGCCCTGGAATATGTGGACATGGGTGCCGCCCTCTACCTGGCCGGCGGCAGCGACCACGCAGCCCGTCTGCTGGCCGCGGCGGCCGAGCGCCTGCTGGGCGACCTCTGCCGCATGCTGGGCGAGCAGGAACAGACCGACGAGCTGCAGGCCCTGCTGCAGCGCCTGGCCGAACGCTACGCCGCCACCCGCTTTGACGGCCCTGGCCACCAGCAGTCCCGCGGCGGCCAGTCGGCCCTGGCGCGGGCTGGTGAGCTGGGCGGCCTGGCGCACGACAAGGCGCGCCAGGAGACCGAGGCCTTTCTGCGCGCCTGCTTCTATCTGCTGGAGTCCATCGGCCTGGAGGCCGCCGCGCCGCTGCGCTTGCGCGAGGCCATCGACCTCAGCACCATCCACGCCCACGACGATTTCTGAACCCCGCTTGGGCCCTTGCCCGCCCGGGCCCGGGTGGTGCTAGCATCGAAACGCGCTACCGGGAGTCCGCCATCAGCACCGAACGCCGCCAATTCGCCCGCGTCGCCTTCGACGCCGAGGCCCAGCTGACCACCACCACCGAACGTCTGGCGGTCCAGGTGGTCGACCTGTCCCTGAAAGGTGCCTTGCTGCGCCTGCCGGCCCGCTCTGCGCTCAAGCCGGGCGACCCCTGCCTGCTCTCGGTGAGCCTGGCCCAGTTGGATGTGGGCATCGCCATGGCCGGCGAGGTGGCGCATATAGAGCTGGATGGCACCCGGGTGGGTCTGCTGTGCCGCAGCATCGACATCGAGAGCATCACCCATCTGCGCCGCCTGCTGGAGATCAATCTGGGCGACGCCAAGCTGCTGGAACGCGAACTCAAGGCCCTGATCGCTTCAAACTAGGGGCAGGTCTTGCCCCAGGGCCGAACATAGTCCGAACGGACTACAAAGCTCCTCTGCATGGCATCGAAGCTTCATCGCAGGCTTCGATCATCAAACCATATTCAAGAGGAGCATCCATGCAACGCCATCTGACGCTGCCCGCGCTGGCAGCCACCCTGCTGCTGTCCGCCGCCGCCCCGGCCGCCCTGGCCTGGAACACCCTGGACGGCCAGGCCCCGCTGATCATTGCCCACCGCGGCGCCTCGGGCTATCTGCCCGAGCACACGCTGGAAGGCTACGCCAAGGCCATAGCGCTGGGTGCCAACTACATCGAGCCCGATCTGGTCATGACCCGGGACGGCGTGCTGGTGGCCCGCCATGAGCCCATGATCGGTGCCACCACCAATGTGGGCAGCATCGCCGCCTTTGCCGACCGCAAGAAGACCAAGACCGTGGACGGGGTCACCACCACCGACTGGTTCGTCGAGGACTTCACCCTGGCCGAGCTCAAGACCCTGCGCGCCGTCCAGGCACGCGGCAACCGGCCGCAGGAGTTCAACGGCCAGTTCCAGATCCCCACGCTGGACGAGGTGATCAGCCTGGCCAAGCAGAAGAGCCTGGAGACCGGCCGCACCATCGGCATCTATCCCGAGCTCAAGCACTCCACCTATATGCAGGGTGTGTCCCAGGGCCTGGGCTTCTCCAAGAACTATTTCGAGGACAAGCTGGTCTCCACCCTGCACGCCGCCTACGGCAACACCGCCAACGCACCGGTCTTCATCCAGAGCTTCGAGGTGGGCAATCTGCAGTACCTCAATACCCGCACCGACATCAAGCTGGTGCAGCTGGTGGATGCCGACGATGTGAAGCCCGATGGCTCCATGTCCCTGGTCGCGCCTTATGACCAGCCGGCCGATGTGAAGGCCAAGGGCGGTCTGCTGACTTTTGCCGATCTGGTGAGCGATGTGGGCCTG is part of the Shinella sp. XGS7 genome and harbors:
- a CDS encoding GGDEF domain-containing protein; protein product: MSSALAAARAALDEGDAQRCLRLAEPWLPRAGERARGLMSQALAQLSERCVAAGDHAQALQHFRRYHQLVIDGLEERLARSPAPADDADRDPLTGLLDASALTLRLPTMMSQALNSQRGLCLVRMELDPLQPARLAGIPGLDDGVLREVGALLRSHSRAKDLALRYNGQTLVLVLSDVELATARMVCERIRRAVQGHDWAPLHEELRVSLSLGLTALRSGDSAKELMARAEAGLVSARRDGRNCVRTGVPGL
- a CDS encoding PEP-CTERM sorting domain-containing protein — protein: MTISKTLICAALLGLGAQAQAAQYLGAAGAGVTATDFSSAGLLGFDLDFSQRSQVSLSFAVQAQDLAPGALSFNALVRNLSGLGFETMSVQLEGARFALPAGSIGTDGFQSVTRSGYAADRLWAQFSQPGVTTEFYIGNPLASAGAGDWTLDLSGRQVGDTFRITVAVPEPGTYALMLAGLAAVGFVARRRRQG
- a CDS encoding PhoX family phosphatase codes for the protein MSQQQHPLDPHFSPSRRGLLRSASAAAALPFVASLGALHAREALAAGNTALIDSPYGPIAPVNDLTTGLPLLQLPPGFSYKSFGWTGDLMSNGKPCPAAHDGMGVVASRRVGRSTEIVLVRNHEVGTGSDASHFGAAAVYDTGTSSGNFSNGGTTNLVFRDGNWVRIDANLGGTRTNCAGGITPWGSWLSCEEVGSDSLSNAGRKHGYVFECAADPAQTTGQPIVGMGRFAHEAVAIDPASGIAYLTEDSSGKSGFYRYIPDVHPGHLGSLAQGGRLQMAKVKGRNNVNIAPAQLDQAYELEWVDIANPDQNRGNATGPEGATISSAAGPFVQGWAQGALRMNRGEGIWYFDGKLYVMDTSGGSINRGAIWELELASQTLTCIYSTASTTVGNMGDNLTVSPRGGLLICEDGGGVTDSFGFGERLMGLASEGDAYIFAKNNYNVSAAQLSAVGKRSSLAGDRRGTEFCGACFDPSGRYLFVNMQTPGVSFAITGPWAKGPL
- a CDS encoding DUF1134 domain-containing protein is translated as MNEYAHPDRRQLLLQLGAAGLSLSPLALRAEEDKSTYDEDSILKAATDFFGNTTEGLAKVIEKAFKEQGRPNAYIKGEEAGAALTVGLRYGEGQLVMKQGSGGKVFWAGPSIGLDAGANASKVFTLVYHLPNAGAIYQRFPGVDGSAYYVGGAGINYQRLKNITLAPIRLGVGLRAGVSVGYLHYRREKSFNPF
- a CDS encoding PilZ domain-containing protein, producing the protein MSTERRQFARVAFDAEAQLTTTTERLAVQVVDLSLKGALLRLPARSALKPGDPCLLSVSLAQLDVGIAMAGEVAHIELDGTRVGLLCRSIDIESITHLRRLLEINLGDAKLLERELKALIASN
- a CDS encoding glycerophosphodiester phosphodiesterase, yielding MQRHLTLPALAATLLLSAAAPAALAWNTLDGQAPLIIAHRGASGYLPEHTLEGYAKAIALGANYIEPDLVMTRDGVLVARHEPMIGATTNVGSIAAFADRKKTKTVDGVTTTDWFVEDFTLAELKTLRAVQARGNRPQEFNGQFQIPTLDEVISLAKQKSLETGRTIGIYPELKHSTYMQGVSQGLGFSKNYFEDKLVSTLHAAYGNTANAPVFIQSFEVGNLQYLNTRTDIKLVQLVDADDVKPDGSMSLVAPYDQPADVKAKGGLLTFADLVSDVGLSFVKTYADGIGPWKPYLLKTLADGVDRNGDGVVDGKDRLVAGSTGVIEAAHKNGLFVHTWTMRDDAGILGFATGQAEIEAYLKLGVDGVFTDFTDTGVRALAAVPEPETYAMMTAGLALLWVAKRRREQKRK